In a single window of the Frondihabitans peucedani genome:
- a CDS encoding alpha/beta hydrolase, with protein sequence MTSSNPTVVLVHGAFADSSSWDGVARELTARDRDVVSLANPLRSVQGDAAYLRDFIAGLGTAVVLVGHSYGGMVITEAASDNDAVKALVFVAAFAPAPGESALELSGRHPGSTLGDTLFAYPVSSGGNEFRIDPEKFPDQFAADVDPTLAAAMAISQRPVTEKALSDTLSADTAAWKDLPSWFVFGDADKNIPVEALREMAKRADSKGTREVPGGSHAVGVSQPRDVTASIEDALSGL encoded by the coding sequence ATGACGTCCTCGAATCCAACCGTTGTTCTCGTCCATGGGGCTTTCGCCGACTCATCTAGCTGGGACGGCGTGGCCAGGGAACTGACCGCCAGAGACCGAGACGTTGTGTCGCTGGCCAATCCGCTTCGCTCCGTCCAAGGAGACGCCGCCTATCTTCGCGACTTCATCGCTGGCCTAGGAACGGCGGTCGTTCTGGTAGGTCACTCCTACGGGGGCATGGTCATCACGGAGGCGGCTTCCGACAACGACGCCGTCAAGGCGCTCGTCTTTGTCGCCGCGTTCGCCCCTGCCCCCGGAGAGTCAGCACTCGAACTCTCCGGGCGCCACCCCGGAAGCACCCTCGGGGACACCCTGTTCGCCTACCCGGTCAGCAGCGGCGGCAACGAATTCCGGATAGATCCCGAGAAATTTCCCGATCAGTTCGCGGCCGACGTCGATCCGACCCTCGCCGCCGCCATGGCCATCTCCCAGCGCCCCGTGACGGAGAAGGCGCTGTCCGACACTCTGAGTGCCGATACCGCCGCCTGGAAAGACCTGCCGTCCTGGTTCGTCTTCGGTGACGCCGACAAAAACATCCCCGTAGAAGCCCTTCGCGAAATGGCCAAAAGAGCTGACTCGAAGGGCACTCGCGAGGTTCCAGGAGGAAGCCACGCCGTAGGCGTCAGCCAGCCGCGCGACGTCACGGCAAGCATCGAGGACGCCCTCTCGGGCCTCTAA
- a CDS encoding UBP-type zinc finger domain-containing protein, which translates to MTDDDVDELQPPSGGVCFECEAAQGWWLHLRRCAKCGHVGCCDSSPSQHASAHARDNHHPLAQSFEPGEEWFWNYDTEAMAPWRQLAPPTSRPEGSTSPGPRDRVPANWRELLH; encoded by the coding sequence ATGACTGACGACGATGTGGACGAACTACAGCCGCCCTCCGGCGGCGTGTGTTTTGAATGCGAGGCGGCGCAAGGGTGGTGGTTGCATCTTCGCCGCTGCGCGAAGTGCGGCCACGTAGGGTGCTGCGACTCGTCTCCGTCGCAGCACGCCTCGGCTCATGCGCGCGATAATCACCATCCTTTGGCTCAGTCGTTCGAGCCCGGAGAGGAGTGGTTTTGGAACTACGACACGGAAGCCATGGCGCCTTGGAGGCAACTCGCGCCACCAACGAGCCGGCCCGAGGGATCGACCTCTCCTGGACCGCGTGATCGCGTCCCAGCAAACTGGCGCGAGCTGCTTCATTGA
- a CDS encoding FAD-dependent oxidoreductase, protein MAGHDFPHRKSTAALTALAMSFGVSQEVPAGTNLFAAGDLDPDFFVLAGAQVALVVSDGLTGVRKTIAFQGPTDFVGELGQLTHQAAFVTARVTQSGPVWRIPADRIQELMSRDGSVAEVFMQTFQARREWFLEFAGDSLIAAGREHDSVSNALRAFLVRMRLPHRWIDEGDPAAARLQARYGIGALPLVAMEGHVLTRAAPDDVAEKVGHAYRRSQESVADMLVIGGGPAGMAAAVYGASEGLDTVCVDGVGPGGQAAATSRIENYLGFPEGLSGDELLNKAALQALKFGAGLHAPLEVVALEPSGPIIRVALRGPAVILARTVVIATGVRYRNLDIDRWADFIGAGIYYGASDLEARQCQGQGVIVVGGGNSAGQACLYLAQRDCDVTLVIRGGQLDASMSAYLVSRIRQNSCVRVLLNAEVRALHGERNLEAVTISSTERGPETLAASALFCFVGAVPDTDWLPGLALDDHGFVLTGAEAQTTTSANNPPLPFETSLAGVFAAGDVRSGSMKRVAAAAGEGASAVASVHRRLAVLDAAAIG, encoded by the coding sequence GTGGCAGGACATGACTTTCCGCACCGGAAATCGACGGCAGCTCTTACAGCTTTGGCTATGTCGTTCGGAGTGAGTCAGGAGGTGCCAGCCGGGACCAACCTCTTCGCAGCGGGTGACCTGGACCCAGACTTCTTCGTCCTCGCCGGCGCCCAAGTCGCTCTGGTCGTCAGCGACGGACTGACGGGCGTCCGAAAAACGATCGCTTTCCAGGGCCCGACAGACTTCGTCGGTGAGTTGGGGCAACTCACGCACCAAGCGGCGTTCGTCACGGCGAGAGTGACGCAGAGCGGACCCGTCTGGCGCATTCCGGCCGACCGTATCCAGGAATTGATGAGTCGAGACGGCTCCGTGGCAGAGGTTTTCATGCAGACATTCCAGGCACGCCGTGAATGGTTCCTGGAGTTCGCTGGCGACTCCCTCATTGCTGCAGGCCGTGAACACGACAGCGTGTCCAATGCCCTCCGCGCTTTTCTCGTCCGCATGCGGCTTCCTCACCGCTGGATCGACGAAGGAGATCCCGCCGCAGCTCGCCTGCAGGCCCGCTACGGGATAGGGGCCTTGCCTCTCGTCGCAATGGAAGGGCATGTTCTCACTCGCGCAGCGCCGGATGACGTGGCGGAAAAGGTCGGGCACGCGTATCGGCGAAGCCAGGAAAGCGTGGCCGACATGCTGGTGATCGGAGGGGGACCCGCGGGCATGGCCGCGGCGGTCTACGGCGCATCCGAAGGATTGGACACGGTATGTGTCGATGGCGTTGGGCCAGGAGGTCAAGCTGCCGCGACATCGAGGATCGAGAACTATCTGGGATTCCCCGAGGGGTTGTCCGGGGACGAGTTGCTGAACAAGGCCGCTCTGCAAGCACTCAAGTTTGGGGCGGGACTGCATGCTCCGCTTGAGGTGGTCGCGTTGGAGCCCTCGGGGCCCATCATTCGCGTCGCCCTCCGCGGGCCGGCGGTAATTCTGGCGCGAACAGTCGTTATCGCCACGGGGGTGCGCTACCGCAATCTCGACATCGACCGATGGGCCGACTTCATTGGCGCCGGAATCTATTACGGCGCCTCGGATCTAGAAGCACGCCAATGCCAAGGTCAGGGGGTGATTGTCGTTGGTGGCGGAAATTCGGCCGGCCAGGCATGCCTTTACCTTGCCCAGCGCGACTGCGACGTCACGCTGGTCATTCGCGGCGGTCAGTTGGACGCAAGCATGTCGGCCTACCTCGTCTCGCGGATTCGACAGAACTCATGCGTCCGGGTCCTGTTGAATGCCGAGGTCCGCGCTCTTCACGGAGAGCGAAATCTGGAAGCCGTAACGATTTCCTCCACCGAGAGGGGACCGGAGACGCTCGCTGCGTCCGCGCTTTTCTGCTTCGTCGGCGCCGTGCCGGACACCGATTGGCTGCCGGGCCTCGCCCTCGACGATCACGGCTTCGTTCTCACTGGCGCCGAAGCGCAAACGACCACATCCGCGAATAACCCGCCTCTTCCTTTTGAGACGAGCCTCGCAGGAGTGTTCGCGGCTGGAGACGTCCGTAGCGGATCGATGAAACGAGTCGCGGCGGCAGCGGGCGAAGGTGCAAGTGCAGTTGCGTCCGTGCATCGAAGGCTTGCAGTACTGGACGCCGCCGCCATCGGCTAG
- a CDS encoding SDR family oxidoreductase translates to MQFKGKTALVTGSGSIGGIGAAIAQELADNGASVVVAGRNVERGEAVVEKIRATGGDARFALVDMTDLASVEHLVEEAGHVDILVNNAGYAPLGNATDVTVEDFDRGFNTNVRGPYFLTAAVARNLIAAGTPGSIVNISSISAARAMPFMSAYGATKGAVETLTRYWANEFASAGIRVNAISPGTISSDNVMAMLGDATEGIVASTPLRRVGTPEEIAKAVVYLSSESAGFMTGSIVAIDGGSTAI, encoded by the coding sequence ATGCAGTTCAAAGGCAAGACAGCACTCGTCACCGGATCCGGTTCCATCGGCGGCATCGGCGCAGCGATCGCTCAGGAACTCGCCGACAACGGCGCGTCTGTCGTCGTCGCGGGACGCAATGTCGAACGTGGCGAGGCCGTGGTCGAGAAGATCCGTGCAACGGGCGGCGACGCTCGCTTCGCGCTCGTCGACATGACCGACCTCGCGTCCGTCGAGCACCTGGTGGAGGAGGCCGGACATGTCGACATCCTCGTCAACAACGCTGGCTACGCGCCGCTCGGCAACGCGACTGACGTCACCGTCGAGGACTTCGACCGCGGCTTCAACACCAACGTTCGCGGACCGTACTTCCTGACTGCCGCCGTGGCTCGCAACCTCATCGCGGCCGGCACGCCAGGAAGCATCGTCAACATTTCGTCGATCTCCGCGGCTCGCGCGATGCCGTTCATGTCGGCATACGGCGCTACGAAGGGCGCCGTCGAGACGCTCACGCGTTACTGGGCGAACGAGTTCGCCAGCGCAGGCATCCGCGTCAACGCCATCTCCCCCGGCACCATCAGCAGTGACAATGTGATGGCCATGTTGGGCGACGCCACTGAAGGTATCGTCGCCAGCACCCCGCTTCGCCGCGTGGGAACTCCCGAGGAGATCGCAAAGGCGGTCGTCTACCTCAGCAGCGAGAGCGCCGGCTTCATGACTGGCTCGATTGTCGCGATCGACGGCGGCAGCACGGCCATCTAA
- a CDS encoding SDR family oxidoreductase, which produces MEFENDRVLVTGVGQAGSLGHEIAVAFSKLGAYVVASGRSAKAEQELLDVVGPDRTKFIQVDLLDPGSARDLARRAGDVTILVNNAATIEAGSTSSITDDGFDAMFAVNVKAAHQLVAELQPGMARAQRGSIVNISSIGAKLGTPGRAAYAASKAALESLTRSWGVEFASDGITVNAVAPGPLLNPRLRAAGGAAIAAAGSTVPAGRPVRTREVADVVVFLASQKARYATGSTLALDGGRTVI; this is translated from the coding sequence ATGGAGTTCGAGAACGACCGCGTCCTCGTCACGGGAGTGGGTCAAGCAGGCAGCCTCGGGCACGAGATCGCGGTCGCTTTCTCGAAACTTGGCGCTTACGTTGTTGCATCGGGACGATCGGCGAAAGCCGAGCAAGAACTTCTCGATGTCGTGGGCCCGGATCGGACGAAGTTCATCCAGGTGGACCTCCTCGATCCGGGCTCCGCTCGAGATCTCGCTCGACGAGCCGGTGATGTGACAATCCTCGTCAACAACGCCGCAACCATCGAGGCCGGCTCCACATCGTCTATCACCGACGATGGCTTCGACGCCATGTTCGCCGTCAACGTCAAGGCGGCTCACCAGTTGGTCGCCGAGTTGCAGCCGGGCATGGCGCGAGCGCAGCGTGGATCCATCGTGAATATCAGCTCGATCGGAGCCAAGCTCGGGACGCCTGGCCGCGCCGCCTACGCCGCGTCTAAGGCTGCTCTCGAATCTCTGACCCGATCCTGGGGAGTTGAGTTCGCGAGCGATGGCATCACCGTCAACGCAGTCGCGCCCGGCCCCCTGTTAAACCCCCGGCTGCGTGCCGCGGGGGGTGCGGCAATCGCGGCGGCCGGCTCCACCGTCCCCGCGGGCCGACCGGTACGTACGCGTGAGGTGGCTGACGTCGTTGTGTTTCTTGCGAGCCAAAAGGCACGTTATGCGACCGGATCCACGCTTGCTCTGGACGGCGGACGCACGGTCATCTGA
- a CDS encoding MFS transporter, producing MTNQEIFPETAGRPFSLKRGWAGVIAVGIGSFALSVTELLPVGLLTPISKELGVTEGTAGLMVGVPAIVAAISALAFVVLAGKTDRRKLLIAGSILLLLSDVVSLTAPNFLVMIIARALLGLSLGSFWAIAGSLGARLVHEKYIGAATSVIFAGLSIAAVIAVPMGSFIATIAGWREAFLVASIMGAVVVALQLIAVPKLVVDQAPTLSALPVLIRRKSILVLLLTVALVFVGQYVSYTYITPYLNSNLGITGGTASALLLAFGIGGIIGNFGGGALAVKHLKPMLLLFLVLMAGAMIASQFLTGSLAAPVIVLVAWGLGFGAAPASLQVWIFKIAHDHPEAGTALLISVLNIAIATGTSVGGVIVDSAGIRASFWVGAALLVIAVLNVAFLALRKQKRSRVDDATRPTPVLEDVLSR from the coding sequence ATGACGAATCAAGAAATCTTCCCTGAGACGGCCGGCAGACCGTTCTCCCTGAAGAGAGGCTGGGCTGGCGTTATCGCCGTCGGTATCGGCTCCTTCGCGCTGTCAGTGACAGAACTGCTCCCGGTCGGGCTTCTCACACCGATCTCGAAGGAACTCGGCGTCACGGAGGGCACCGCCGGCCTCATGGTCGGAGTTCCGGCGATCGTCGCGGCGATCAGCGCCCTCGCCTTCGTGGTCCTGGCGGGCAAGACAGACCGCCGCAAATTGCTCATCGCGGGAAGCATTCTCCTTCTCCTGTCCGACGTCGTGTCCCTCACGGCGCCGAACTTCCTGGTCATGATCATCGCTCGCGCGCTACTAGGGCTCTCCCTCGGAAGTTTCTGGGCTATCGCCGGAAGCCTTGGGGCCCGCCTGGTGCACGAGAAATACATTGGCGCAGCGACGTCAGTGATCTTCGCGGGACTCTCCATCGCCGCAGTCATCGCCGTCCCGATGGGCTCATTCATCGCGACCATCGCAGGCTGGCGCGAAGCCTTCCTTGTGGCATCGATCATGGGAGCCGTCGTCGTGGCGCTTCAGCTCATCGCCGTTCCTAAACTTGTCGTGGACCAAGCCCCGACCTTGTCAGCTCTGCCAGTCCTGATTCGTCGTAAGAGCATCCTCGTGCTCCTCCTGACTGTCGCCCTCGTCTTCGTGGGTCAGTACGTCTCCTACACGTACATCACGCCGTACCTGAACTCGAACCTCGGCATCACCGGAGGAACAGCCAGCGCACTCCTCCTCGCCTTCGGGATTGGCGGCATCATCGGCAACTTCGGGGGCGGCGCCCTTGCCGTCAAGCACCTCAAGCCCATGTTGCTGCTCTTTCTCGTCCTGATGGCCGGAGCCATGATCGCGTCGCAGTTCCTGACCGGCTCCCTGGCCGCCCCCGTGATCGTCCTTGTGGCGTGGGGCCTGGGTTTCGGCGCCGCTCCCGCCTCATTGCAGGTCTGGATCTTCAAAATCGCGCACGATCACCCCGAAGCCGGGACCGCTCTGCTGATCTCCGTGCTGAACATCGCCATCGCCACCGGAACCTCAGTGGGCGGAGTGATCGTCGACTCCGCCGGAATTCGCGCCTCCTTCTGGGTCGGCGCCGCACTGCTGGTGATCGCCGTCTTGAACGTCGCATTCCTCGCCCTCCGGAAGCAAAAGCGCTCCCGAGTGGATGACGCGACCCGCCCCACGCCCGTCCTGGAGGACGTCCTTAGCCGCTAG